CCCACGTACCCTTCAGCCCTTGATCAGACTGAAGGTATAAAAGCCCAGGGCAGTCATAAGGATAGACCCCACCACGTGGGCGATAATACCGGTGAGTGCCATGGCCCACTTGCCTTCCTGCAGTGCACCGAACATTTCCAGCGAAAAAGTCGAGAAAGTGGTCAGCGCGCCGCACAAGCCTGTGATGGCAAACAAACGCCATTCCGGTGCCAGAGCATTACTCTGGGTAAAAAAACCAATCAGTAAGCCAACCAGCCAGCCGCCACTGAGATTGGCCACTAGAGTGCCCCAGGGCACCGCGTGGTAACTGGCATTCAGCCATAAGCCGAGCGCCCAACGAAGGTTGGCGCCGATCACGGCGCCAACGCTGACTGCAACCACTGAAAGCCACACCGCAACCTGCTCCGTCAGGCCGGGTTGTGGTCAATCAGGGTATCCTTGTTGCTGGCAAACTCATCAAACGGGAAGTCATCCACGGTGAGCATCTCCAGCACCACCTGCTCATACTGGCGCATGAAATCTGCTTCTTCCTTGGTGTAGATGCCCGCTTCCAGAGCCGCTTCAAAGCGCTCTTCCGGGTGCAATGCCGTCATCGGCAGTTCACCCTTGGCATAGGCCTTGGTGGCTTTGCGGTAGAGCTGCTCGGCCTTGTCGTAATCCTTGAGCAGACCGTTGTAGCGGGCTACCGGATTTTCCACGGTACCTTCGCCATCGGTGGTCCAGGCACCCGCCATCAGCTTGTTGCGGATGGGCGTATCGGTAGAGATCGCCCGCGCCAGCTTGCGCGCCAGATCATCGTGAGGCGTATCCCAGCGACATCCCAGCGGCAAGGTTACTGCCCGCAGGGCCAGGGCCACCGGACGATTCGGCAGGTTCTGCAGGAACTCATCCAGGGCCTGCTCAGTACGGTGTAGCAAAAATGCCAGGCTGTACTGCATCAGCTCTTTCTCGCCTTCCACTGGCTGGGTCTCATGCCAGTTTTTCAGCACCATGGATGCCAGATAAAGGTTGGACAGCATGTCGCCGAGACGGGCGGAGATCAGCTCACGCATTTTCAGCTCACCGCCCAGTGTGGTCATGGCGGCATCGGCACACAGCCCAAAGGCGGAGCTGAACCGTGCCAGGGCCTGGGCATACTTGCGCGAAGCGCTGTCAAACGGCACATCGGCCTTGCCGACGCCCAGGGCCTGGGTGAACGCACGGGCGGCGTTACCAAAGATCAGGCCGGCATGGCCAAAGAACGCCTCATCGAACGCCTTGATGTCGTCATTATCCTTGGCGGCCAGTTCTTTCAGGACGTACGGATGGCAACGGATCGCACCCTGCCCGAAGATCATCAGGCTGCGGGTCATAATGTTGGCACCTTCAACGGTGATTGACACCGCCGCACCGCTGAAACCGATCCCCAGATAGTTACGGGGGCCGAGGGTAACCGTTTTACCACCGTGAACATCCATGGCGTCGGTCAGGATTTCACGCTGGAACTCGGTCAGGTGGTACTTGAGGATCGCCGACGGTACCGCCGGTTTTTCACCCCGGTCGATCATGTTGGCGGTATGGTTCACCGCCGACTGGGCAATGTAGGTTTTCGCAGCAATGCGGGCCAGGGGCGCCTGCACACCCTCCATATCCGCCACCGGCGTATTGAACTGACGGCGAATGCGGGTGAAACCGCCAGCCGTGCCCACGGAGTAGGCGGCAGCACCAGCCGCACCAGACGGCAGGGTGATGCAGCGGCCGACAGACAGGCACTCAACCAGCATACGCCAGCCCTGGCCGGCCATTTCCTGGCCACCGATGATGTAATCCAGCGGGATAAACACGTCTTTGCCCTTGATGGGTCCGTTCATGAACGGAGTACCGATCGGGCAGTGGCGACGACCGATTTCCATGCCGTCGGTGTCCCGGGGAATCAGGGCACAGGTAATGCCGTAGTCTTTGGTGTCACCCAGCAGACCGTCCGGGTCAAACATCCGGAACGCCAGACCCACCACGGTGGCCACCGGCGCCAGGGTAATCCAGCGTTTCTCGAAGTTCAGGCGGATGCCCAGCACTTCCTTGCCATCCACTTTCTGTTTGCAGACGATGCCGGTATCCGGCAGCGACGTTGCATCCGAGCCTGCCCGCGGGCCAGTGAGACCAAAGCAAGGCACTTCACGGCCATCGGCCAGGCGTGGCAAATAGTAGTTTTTCTGTTCTTCGGTGCCGTATTTGACGAGCAGCTCGCCCGGGCCAAGGGAATTGGGTACACCCACGGTCACCATCAGCATTTCGTTGGCCGCCAGCTTCTGCAGCACGGCGGTTTGGGCTTTTGCCGAGAACTCCAGGCCACCGTATTCCTTCGGAATGATCATGCCGAAGAATTTCTCTTTCTTGAGGAAGTCCCACAGTTCTTTCGGCAGGTCAGCCCGCTCCACCGCCAGATCCCAGGCATTGCACATGGAGATCGCCTGGGTACATTGGTTATCAACGAATGCCTGTTCTTCGTCGCTCAACCCGGTATGACGGTTAATCAGCAGGTTATGCCAGTCCGGGCGACCGGTAAACAGCTCGCCGTCCCAGCCCACGGTGCCAGCCTCCAGCGCCACCTTTTCTGTCTCCGAGACCTTGGGCGCCACCTTCTTGAACATGGCGAACACCCGCGGGGTTAGCCAGTTGATCCGGAACTGCGGCAGCCCCGCCATCGCGGTAACGGCCGCACCAACAAATAACACCAGCGCGAGCCAGCCAGAGCCCGAGAAAAGGGCGATCACACCCACCACCGCCATAACACCAATAGCAGGCTTTGCACCGGATTCGCGGCGCAATACAAACAGCAGGCCGCCCAATGCGATCAGAAACAGTATCAACGTCATCACAGGTTCTCTCTGTCTTCCGTGGATTGGAGTCTTTGGACAATAACCAAAGCCTTATAACACTTCGTTACGTTCAACTTACTCTATCAGATGCCATGTTGCCAGATAACGCCCGCAACTCAGCCAGTTAGTCCACTTCAGGAGGTAACAATCACCCGAATACCTTCCAGCGCA
The window above is part of the Marinobacter sp. THAF197a genome. Proteins encoded here:
- the crcB gene encoding fluoride efflux transporter CrcB, translating into MWLSVVAVSVGAVIGANLRWALGLWLNASYHAVPWGTLVANLSGGWLVGLLIGFFTQSNALAPEWRLFAITGLCGALTTFSTFSLEMFGALQEGKWAMALTGIIAHVVGSILMTALGFYTFSLIKG
- a CDS encoding acyl-CoA dehydrogenase, encoding MTLILFLIALGGLLFVLRRESGAKPAIGVMAVVGVIALFSGSGWLALVLFVGAAVTAMAGLPQFRINWLTPRVFAMFKKVAPKVSETEKVALEAGTVGWDGELFTGRPDWHNLLINRHTGLSDEEQAFVDNQCTQAISMCNAWDLAVERADLPKELWDFLKKEKFFGMIIPKEYGGLEFSAKAQTAVLQKLAANEMLMVTVGVPNSLGPGELLVKYGTEEQKNYYLPRLADGREVPCFGLTGPRAGSDATSLPDTGIVCKQKVDGKEVLGIRLNFEKRWITLAPVATVVGLAFRMFDPDGLLGDTKDYGITCALIPRDTDGMEIGRRHCPIGTPFMNGPIKGKDVFIPLDYIIGGQEMAGQGWRMLVECLSVGRCITLPSGAAGAAAYSVGTAGGFTRIRRQFNTPVADMEGVQAPLARIAAKTYIAQSAVNHTANMIDRGEKPAVPSAILKYHLTEFQREILTDAMDVHGGKTVTLGPRNYLGIGFSGAAVSITVEGANIMTRSLMIFGQGAIRCHPYVLKELAAKDNDDIKAFDEAFFGHAGLIFGNAARAFTQALGVGKADVPFDSASRKYAQALARFSSAFGLCADAAMTTLGGELKMRELISARLGDMLSNLYLASMVLKNWHETQPVEGEKELMQYSLAFLLHRTEQALDEFLQNLPNRPVALALRAVTLPLGCRWDTPHDDLARKLARAISTDTPIRNKLMAGAWTTDGEGTVENPVARYNGLLKDYDKAEQLYRKATKAYAKGELPMTALHPEERFEAALEAGIYTKEEADFMRQYEQVVLEMLTVDDFPFDEFASNKDTLIDHNPA